A window of Microbispora hainanensis genomic DNA:
CACCCCGTGGCCGGTTCAGAGTGACGCGGTCGAAAGGAGAAGAGTAGGGAGAAATAATGAGACGAATACTCATACGCCCAAGATCTTGCGCAGGAACGCGCCGGTGTGGCTCTCCTCGACCCGGGCGACGTCCTCGGGCGTGCCTGCGGCGATGACCCTGCCACCGCCCGACCCGCCCTCGGGTCCCATGTCGATGATCCAGTCGGCGGTCTTGATGACGTCGAGGTTGTGCTCGATGACGATCACGGTGTTGCCGGCGTCCACGAGGCGGTTGAGCACGCCGAGCAGCCGCCTGATGTCCTCGAAGTGCAGGCCGGTGGTGGGCTCGTCCAGCACGTAGACCGTGCGGCCGGTCGAGCGCCGCTGCAGCTCGGAGGCGAGCTTCACCCGCTGCGCCTCGCCGCCGGACAGCGTGGTCGCGGGCTGGCCCAGCCGTACGTAACCGAGACCGACGTCGTTGAGCGTCTGCAGGTGACGGCGGATGGCGGGGATCGCCTCGAAGAACTCCAGCGCCTCCTCGATCGGCATGTCGAGGACCTCGGAGATCGTCTTGCCCTTGTAGTGGACCTCAAGCGTCTCCCGGTTGTACCGGGCCCCGTGACAGACCTCACAGGGGACGTAGACGTCCGGCAGGAAGTTCATCTCGATCTTGATGGTGCCGTCGCCGGCGCACGCCTCGCAGCGCCCGCCCTTGACGTTGAAGCTGAACCGGCCCTGCAGATAACCACGGACCTTCGCCTCGGTCGTGGCCGCGAACAGCTTGCGCACGTGGTCGAACACTCCGGTGTACGTCGCCGGGTTGGACCTCGGCGTACGGCCGATCGGCGACTGGTCGACGTGGACGACCTTGTCGACCAGGTCGGTGCCGACGACCCGGGAGTGCCGTCCGGGCACGGTCTTCGCGCCGTTCAGCTCCTTGGCCAGCGCGGCGTACAGGATGTCGTTGACCAGCGTGGACTTGCCGGACCCCGAGACGCCGGTGACCGCGGTGAAGACGCCGAGCGGGAACTCGACGTCCACGCCCTTCAGATTGTGCTCACGGGCGCCCTTCACGACGAGCTGCCGCTTCTTGTCCCGCGGACGCCGGATCTCCGGCACGGTGATCGCCTTGCGGCCCGACAGGTAGGCGCCGGTCAGCGACTCCTCGCTGGCGAGCAGGTCCTGCACGGTGCCGGACACGACGACCTGGCCGCCGTGCTCGCCCGCGCCGGGGCCGATGTCGACAACCCAGTCGGCGGCGGCGATCGTGTCCTCGTCGTGCTCGACCACGATCAGCGTGTTGCCCATGTCGCGCAGCCGGATCAGCGTCTCCAGCAGGCGCTGGTTGTCCCGCTGGTGCAGGCCGATGGACGGCTCGTCGAGCACGTACAGCACGCCGACCAGGCCGGAGCCGATCTGGGTGGCCAGCCGGATCCGCTGCGCCTCGCCGCCCGCCAGCGTGCCGGCGGCCCGGTCGAGCGTGAGGTAGTCGAGGCCGACGTCGAGCAGGAAGCCCAGCCGTGCGTTGATCTCCTTGACCACCCGCTCGGCGATCTGCATGTCCCGCTCCGACAGCCGCAGGCCGGACAGGAACTTCGAGCAGTCGGCGATCGACATGCCCGAGACCTCGGCGATCGAGGCGTCCCCCACGGTCACGGCCAGCGAGACCGGCTTGAGGCGGCGGCCCTTGCACGCCGGGCAGGGCACCTCGCGCATGAAGCCCTCGAACCGCTCCCGGCTGGCGTCGCTCTCCGACTCGGCGTGCCGGCGCTGGACCCAGGGGATCACGCCCTCGAAATCGGTGTAGTAGGACCGCTGCCTGCCATAACGGTTGCTGTAGCGGATGTGGACCTGCTCGTCGTGGCCGTGCAGGATCGCCTTCTGCGCCTTCTTCGACAGCCGCTCCCACGGGGTGTCGAGGTCGAAGCCGAGCGCGTTGCCCAGCGCCTCCAGCAGCCGCACGAAGTAGTCGCTCGTGTGGCCGTTCGCCCACGGGCTGATCGCGCCGTCGCCGAGCGTGCGCTCGGGATCGGGCACGAGGAGGTCGGGATCGACCTCCATGCGCGTGCCGAGGCCGGTGCACTCGGGGCAGGCGCCGAAGGGCGAGTTGAACGAGAACGACCGGGGCTCCAGCTCCTCGAACGACAGGTCGTCGTACGGGCAGTAGAGGTGCTCGGAGTAGAAGCGCTCACGGTTGGGGTCGTCGTCGGGAAGGTCGACGAAGTCGAGCGTGATCGTGCCGCCGGACAGCTGCAGCGCGGTCTCCACCGAGTCGGTGAGCCTGCGCCGCGCGCTCTCCTTGACCGACAGCCGGTCGACGATCACTTCGATGTCGTGCTTCTCGTACTTCTTGAGGGTGGGCGGCTCCT
This region includes:
- the uvrA gene encoding excinuclease ABC subunit UvrA yields the protein MADRLIVRGAREHNLKDVSLDLPRDALIVFTGLSGSGKSSLAFDTIFAEGQRRYVESLSAYARQFLGQMDKPDVDFIEGLSPAVSIDQKSTSRNPRSTVGTITEVYDYLRLLWARIGKPHCPQCGRPIARQTPQQIVDRVLELEEGTRFQVLAPIIRGRKGEYAELFRELQSKGYARARVDGTIVRLEEPPTLKKYEKHDIEVIVDRLSVKESARRRLTDSVETALQLSGGTITLDFVDLPDDDPNRERFYSEHLYCPYDDLSFEELEPRSFSFNSPFGACPECTGLGTRMEVDPDLLVPDPERTLGDGAISPWANGHTSDYFVRLLEALGNALGFDLDTPWERLSKKAQKAILHGHDEQVHIRYSNRYGRQRSYYTDFEGVIPWVQRRHAESESDASRERFEGFMREVPCPACKGRRLKPVSLAVTVGDASIAEVSGMSIADCSKFLSGLRLSERDMQIAERVVKEINARLGFLLDVGLDYLTLDRAAGTLAGGEAQRIRLATQIGSGLVGVLYVLDEPSIGLHQRDNQRLLETLIRLRDMGNTLIVVEHDEDTIAAADWVVDIGPGAGEHGGQVVVSGTVQDLLASEESLTGAYLSGRKAITVPEIRRPRDKKRQLVVKGAREHNLKGVDVEFPLGVFTAVTGVSGSGKSTLVNDILYAALAKELNGAKTVPGRHSRVVGTDLVDKVVHVDQSPIGRTPRSNPATYTGVFDHVRKLFAATTEAKVRGYLQGRFSFNVKGGRCEACAGDGTIKIEMNFLPDVYVPCEVCHGARYNRETLEVHYKGKTISEVLDMPIEEALEFFEAIPAIRRHLQTLNDVGLGYVRLGQPATTLSGGEAQRVKLASELQRRSTGRTVYVLDEPTTGLHFEDIRRLLGVLNRLVDAGNTVIVIEHNLDVIKTADWIIDMGPEGGSGGGRVIAAGTPEDVARVEESHTGAFLRKILGV